ATATGAAAGTTACTACTCTATAGTTATTAAGATTTGGGGGTAAATACAAATGGCAGATAAAAAAATAAATATAAAGGACATTAACAAAGCAGATGTCTTGGCAGTTCTTTATAATGCGTCAAAACCTCAAGGAATGGGATTCATGCAATATGATCCTAAACCAATGAAGAGGGAAGAAGCCCAAAAAATGATAGATGCAGGTTATACATATTTTGATTATCTTAAGGGAAGAGTAATGAAAATTGACATATCCGGTGATGAGTTAAATCCGGGGCTTTACGACAGAGATAATGGTCAAGGTGCTGCGGAAAAAGCAATTTCGGTTCTATATAAAACAAAGCAAACTAATCCTCAAGAAGTAATAGATATGCATGTATCTGGAACACAAAAATCAGCAAGCGAATTAGAAGGTCATCTTCATGATAAGTCTGAATATGAAGGCAACGGAGTTTTTTGTTTAGGTTATGATGATGTTGCATACGCATTAGAGCCAAAAGTTAAAGCCGCTGTTAAAAAAATTGAAGCAATTAAGAATCTTGATGATTTAAAAAAATAAAAGTTTATTTATTTTTTATTTCTTTTTTTACATTTCGTGTCCTGCAAAATTAATATTGATTGTCTCAAGTATTTCCTAAAGACTTGTTCGAATCCGCGGGGAGCTATTCTTTATTTTCTTAATGGCAATTTTAGTTGAATGAAATATCATTTAGAATGTTTTATAAGTTTCGAGTCGTTATTTAAAAAAATATGAAGCCAGGAAAAACATTATATTTGACCAACAGAAACGATTGGCGCTCATGGATTGCTAAAAATCATAATAAAGAAAAAGAAATTTGGCTAATCTACTATAGAAAATCATCCGGCAAAACAAGGATACCATACAACGATGCTGTTGAAGAAGCACTCTGCTATGGGTGGATAGACAGCAATCTCAAAGGTATTGATGAAGAAAAATTTGCCCAAAGATTTACTCCGAGAAAACCGAAAAGTAAGCTTTCAGAAATGAATAAGGAACGTGTTCGCCGCCTTATAGAACAAGGTAAAATGACTTCCGCTGGTCTTGCTTCCATAGCACACATATTTAATGCAAACCAAAAAAATAAAAAAATAACAATTGCTCCCGATATTTTGAAAACTCTTAAACAAGACAGAAAAGTTTGGAAAAACTTCCAGAAATTTCCTAATTCATACAAATGTATTCGTATCGGTTGGATAGAAACCGCCAGAATTCGTCCGAAAATTTTTAATCAGAGATTTAAATATTTTCTCAAGATGACAGAAAAGAATAAAAAATATGGGATGGTGCAGTAATAAAATGACCGCGGTTATTTATGGGATTCTCTAAATATTGGTTCCAGATTTATAATTTTATTAGGTAAAGAAGATTGCATTATTTCTTCCTGCTTCTCGCTGCTTCTTCTGCAGCGTATATTTTATTGAAGTGCTCTTCTTTGATGAAGGTTACCTTTCTCAGCCGCTCCATTTTCTCTTCCAAATCAATAAGAATCCATGGAATTTGCTTTCTTTTTCTTATGGCTTCATCTACAATAAAAGACCAGTCAATATTCTGCTCTGCCTTTGCAATTGCCTCCATATCCTCGTAATCCTTTTCCCGGTTAGTTACGGATTTCAGGAGCACAAGGTATTCTTTCGGCGCTGTGAACACTATCAATTCCCTTTTTCCGATGTAATCATGCCTTTGCACAAATTTTTCAAATTCGATTTCAAAGCCGAAGATATCTTTCACGAAAAGGTCAAATCGTTCCTCGCCCCTGGAGTAAAGCAACGGCTTATTTCTGTTTTTCAGCCTCTTTTCATTATATATTGATTTTAATGATTTTTGCGAATATCCCAATTTCTCAATTGCACTTATAAATGCCGCCCTGTCTTTGCTGTTTCTGAACACCAGGTCTATGTCTTTTGTTGCTGTTTTATATCCGTGGAACATCATTGCAGTGCCGCCGATTGCAATGCATTCTGCGTCTTTTTCCAGATAATCTGCTATTAACCGGAATAGTTCTTCCTGATCCTGCGTGTTTATCACTTCAGATACCTCTCAGGCATCCGCCTGCATCTGATTGTCTCCCTTGCTTTTTTGTAAAGCGTTATCATCTGCTTTTCAAGCTTATTTTTTTTTGCCAGGAAAAATAATCTCTTCCAGCTGGCTACCTGGTTGAACAAATGCGCTGTCGCTTCCAATGTCCTTGCATCGCCTATGTTTATCCCATCGATTATGGCCTGCTCGGGAGTATACCTTCCAGTTGTGTAATGCTCAAATCTTGGCTGGAGTTTTTCCGGGCTGTACTTATTTATCATATCATAAAAGCCGTTTGTTTTCTTTTTTGGCAGTTTATGTATGGTGTATATCCTCTTCTGCTTTCCTCCGCCAGTTACTTCTGCCAATCC
The nucleotide sequence above comes from Candidatus Woesearchaeota archaeon. Encoded proteins:
- a CDS encoding YdeI/OmpD-associated family protein produces the protein MKPGKTLYLTNRNDWRSWIAKNHNKEKEIWLIYYRKSSGKTRIPYNDAVEEALCYGWIDSNLKGIDEEKFAQRFTPRKPKSKLSEMNKERVRRLIEQGKMTSAGLASIAHIFNANQKNKKITIAPDILKTLKQDRKVWKNFQKFPNSYKCIRIGWIETARIRPKIFNQRFKYFLKMTEKNKKYGMVQ